In Eucalyptus grandis isolate ANBG69807.140 chromosome 4, ASM1654582v1, whole genome shotgun sequence, the following proteins share a genomic window:
- the LOC104441373 gene encoding COP9 signalosome complex subunit 7 isoform X1, whose product MDIEQKQVELIDHFVKQASALNGPALSPLIAEATSNPNLFAFSEILSVPNVLELEGTEYSVYLDVLRLFAHGTWSDYKGNTGQLPHLVPDQVLKLKQLTVLTLAETNKVLPYDQLMLELDVVNVRELEDFLINECMYAGIVRGKLDQLRRCFEVQFAAGRDLRPGQLGNMIKTLSDWLTTSDNLLHTIQEKIKWADTMSEIDKKHRKDVEERVEDVKKSLSIKADIDFRGHEEIYSEPGGVMDYEEDRGGRPKRRRHPV is encoded by the exons atggACATAGAACAGAAGCAGGTGGAGCTCATCGACCACTTCGTGAAGCAGGCCTCCGCCCTCAACGGCCCCGCCCTCTCCCCTCTCATCGCCGAGGCCACCTCCAACCCTAACCTCTTCGCCTTCTCCGAGATTCTCTCCGTCCCCAACGTCCTCGAG CTTGAAGGGACCGAATATTCCGTATACCTTGATGTTCTACGCTTGTTTGCTCATGGCACGTGGAGTGATTACAAAG GTAATACTGGCCAGCTACCACACTTGGTGCCTGATCAAGTCCTCAAATTAAAGCAACTTACTGTGCTTACTCTGGCTGAGACAAACAAG GTGCTACCATACGATCAACTAATGCTGGAATTAGATGTTGTAAATGTACGAGAGCTTGAAGATTTTCTTATTAACGAGTGTATGTATGCG GGTATAGTTAGAGGAAAGCTTGATCAGTTGAGAAGATGCTTTGAG GTGCAATTTGCTGCAGGGAGGGATTTGAGACCTGGACAACTTGGCAATATGATAAAAACACTATCAGACTG GTTGACTACATCAGACAATCTTCTTCACACTAttcaagaaaagataaaatggGCTGATACTATGAGTGAAATAGACAAGAAACACCGAAAGGATGTAGAAGAGAGAGTGGAAGATGTGAAGAAGTCTCTTTCCATCAAG GCTGACATTGACTTCCGAGGGCATGAGGAGATCTACTCTGAACCTGGCGGAGTGATGGATTATGAAGAAGATAGAGGAGGCCGACCCAAGAG GAGGCGTCACCCAGTATAG
- the LOC104441374 gene encoding zinc finger CCCH domain-containing protein 1 isoform X2, producing the protein MADSGEAKQAEPGNLEETVCSFFRKPSRNKNIRKRMVEEDDDEDSKTESSVLHNQKKRQRTGNKLYFSTGSSKSSVSAESKVDSDKPIFQFESSKEIQVEHDSRATATLETETEFSKDARAIRERVLEQATNEISGKSKGTGDEKLYKGVHGYTDYKAGFRREQTISSEKAGGAHGPLRASAHIRVSARFDYQPDICKDYKETGYCGYGDACKFMHDRGDYKSGWQLEKEWDEAEKARKRNLALGGNDEDEEDVDQIEDEEDDELPFACFICREPFVDPVVTKCKHYFCEHCALKHHARNKKCFVCNKPTMGTFNVAQEIKKKMAAEGGK; encoded by the exons ATGGCGGACTCTGGTGAGGCTAAGCAGGCTGAACCAGGAAATTTGGAGGAGACAG TGTGTAGCTTTTTCAGGAAGCCATCAAGAAATAAGAATATCAGGAAGCGGAtggttgaagaagacgatgatgaAGATTCCAAGACGGAGAGTTCAGTGTTACATAATCAGAAGAAACGTCAAAGGACAGGCAATAAGCTGTATTTTTCAACTGGATCCTCCAAGAGCTCTGTGTCTGCAGAATCAAAGGTTGATTCTGATAAGCCGATATTTCAATTTGagtcttcaaaagaaattcaagttgaaCATGATAGCAGAGCAACAGCTACTCTGGAAACTGAGACTGAGTTCTCAAAAGATGCCCGAGCTATTCGAGAGAGAGTTCTTGAGCAAGCAACTAATGAGATAAGTGGGAAAAGTAAGGGCACTGGTGATGAGAAGCTGTATAAAGGGGTCCATGGTTACACTGATTACAAGGCGGGGTTTCGGAGGGAGCAGACAATATCCAGTGAGAAAGCTGGAGGGGCACATGGGCCCTTGCGAGCTTCAGCTCATATTAGAGTCTCAGCAAGGTTTGATTATCAGCCTGACATATGCAAGGATTACAAAGAAACTGGTTATTGTGGATATGGAGATGCATGTAAATTTATGCATGACCGAGGAGATTACAAATCTGGGTGGCAGTTGGAGAAGGAGTGGGACGAGGCAGAGAAggcaaggaagagaaatttaGCCTTGGGAGggaatgatgaagatgaagaggatgttGACCAaatagaagatgaagaagatgatgaattgCCCTTTGCATGCTTCATTTGCAGAGAGCCATTTGTTGATCCGGTCGTCACCAAATGCAAGCACTACTTCTGTGAGCATTGTGCACTAAAG catCATGCGAGGAACAAGAAGTGCTTTGTCTGCAACAAACCCACCATGGGTACATTTAATGTTGCTCaggagataaagaagaaaatggctgCAGAAG gtggaaaatga
- the LOC104441373 gene encoding COP9 signalosome complex subunit 7 isoform X2, translating to MDIEQKQVELIDHFVKQASALNGPALSPLIAEATSNPNLFAFSEILSVPNVLELEGTEYSVYLDVLRLFAHGTWSDYKGNTGQLPHLVPDQVLKLKQLTVLTLAETNKVLPYDQLMLELDVVNVRELEDFLINECMYAGIVRGKLDQLRRCFEVQFAAGRDLRPGQLGNMIKTLSDWLTTSDNLLHTIQEKIKWADTMSEIDKKHRKDVEERVEDVKKSLSIKKLHPVSRLTLTSEGMRRSTLNLAE from the exons atggACATAGAACAGAAGCAGGTGGAGCTCATCGACCACTTCGTGAAGCAGGCCTCCGCCCTCAACGGCCCCGCCCTCTCCCCTCTCATCGCCGAGGCCACCTCCAACCCTAACCTCTTCGCCTTCTCCGAGATTCTCTCCGTCCCCAACGTCCTCGAG CTTGAAGGGACCGAATATTCCGTATACCTTGATGTTCTACGCTTGTTTGCTCATGGCACGTGGAGTGATTACAAAG GTAATACTGGCCAGCTACCACACTTGGTGCCTGATCAAGTCCTCAAATTAAAGCAACTTACTGTGCTTACTCTGGCTGAGACAAACAAG GTGCTACCATACGATCAACTAATGCTGGAATTAGATGTTGTAAATGTACGAGAGCTTGAAGATTTTCTTATTAACGAGTGTATGTATGCG GGTATAGTTAGAGGAAAGCTTGATCAGTTGAGAAGATGCTTTGAG GTGCAATTTGCTGCAGGGAGGGATTTGAGACCTGGACAACTTGGCAATATGATAAAAACACTATCAGACTG GTTGACTACATCAGACAATCTTCTTCACACTAttcaagaaaagataaaatggGCTGATACTATGAGTGAAATAGACAAGAAACACCGAAAGGATGTAGAAGAGAGAGTGGAAGATGTGAAGAAGTCTCTTTCCATCAAG AAGTTACACCCTGTAAGCAGGCTGACATTGACTTCCGAGGGCATGAGGAGATCTACTCTGAACCTGGCGGAGTGA
- the LOC104441374 gene encoding zinc finger CCCH domain-containing protein 1 isoform X1, whose protein sequence is MADSGEAKQAEPGNLEETGDKQTSEQVCSFFRKPSRNKNIRKRMVEEDDDEDSKTESSVLHNQKKRQRTGNKLYFSTGSSKSSVSAESKVDSDKPIFQFESSKEIQVEHDSRATATLETETEFSKDARAIRERVLEQATNEISGKSKGTGDEKLYKGVHGYTDYKAGFRREQTISSEKAGGAHGPLRASAHIRVSARFDYQPDICKDYKETGYCGYGDACKFMHDRGDYKSGWQLEKEWDEAEKARKRNLALGGNDEDEEDVDQIEDEEDDELPFACFICREPFVDPVVTKCKHYFCEHCALKHHARNKKCFVCNKPTMGTFNVAQEIKKKMAAEGGK, encoded by the exons ATGGCGGACTCTGGTGAGGCTAAGCAGGCTGAACCAGGAAATTTGGAGGAGACAGGTGATAAGCAAACATCTGAACAGG TGTGTAGCTTTTTCAGGAAGCCATCAAGAAATAAGAATATCAGGAAGCGGAtggttgaagaagacgatgatgaAGATTCCAAGACGGAGAGTTCAGTGTTACATAATCAGAAGAAACGTCAAAGGACAGGCAATAAGCTGTATTTTTCAACTGGATCCTCCAAGAGCTCTGTGTCTGCAGAATCAAAGGTTGATTCTGATAAGCCGATATTTCAATTTGagtcttcaaaagaaattcaagttgaaCATGATAGCAGAGCAACAGCTACTCTGGAAACTGAGACTGAGTTCTCAAAAGATGCCCGAGCTATTCGAGAGAGAGTTCTTGAGCAAGCAACTAATGAGATAAGTGGGAAAAGTAAGGGCACTGGTGATGAGAAGCTGTATAAAGGGGTCCATGGTTACACTGATTACAAGGCGGGGTTTCGGAGGGAGCAGACAATATCCAGTGAGAAAGCTGGAGGGGCACATGGGCCCTTGCGAGCTTCAGCTCATATTAGAGTCTCAGCAAGGTTTGATTATCAGCCTGACATATGCAAGGATTACAAAGAAACTGGTTATTGTGGATATGGAGATGCATGTAAATTTATGCATGACCGAGGAGATTACAAATCTGGGTGGCAGTTGGAGAAGGAGTGGGACGAGGCAGAGAAggcaaggaagagaaatttaGCCTTGGGAGggaatgatgaagatgaagaggatgttGACCAaatagaagatgaagaagatgatgaattgCCCTTTGCATGCTTCATTTGCAGAGAGCCATTTGTTGATCCGGTCGTCACCAAATGCAAGCACTACTTCTGTGAGCATTGTGCACTAAAG catCATGCGAGGAACAAGAAGTGCTTTGTCTGCAACAAACCCACCATGGGTACATTTAATGTTGCTCaggagataaagaagaaaatggctgCAGAAG gtggaaaatga